In Lachancea thermotolerans CBS 6340 chromosome H complete sequence, a single genomic region encodes these proteins:
- the AGA2 gene encoding Aga2p (similar to uniprot|P32781 Saccharomyces cerevisiae YGL032C AGA2 Adhesion subunit of a-agglutinin of a-cells C-terminal sequence acts as a ligand for alpha- agglutinin (Sag1p) during agglutination modified with O- linked oligomannosyl chains linked to anchorage subunit Aga1p via two disulfide bonds), which translates to MKFSSVVTAYLAIFPSMCAAATVSWASVSCESISTGGTLETTPYSSSTATILKNGKEMVGVYEFFQSVTYISDCNPSTRKTSAEPNPTITIY; encoded by the coding sequence ATGAAATTTTCCTCGGTTGTCACCGCTTATTTAGCGATTTTCCCTTCTATGTGTGCCGCCGCCACGGTCTCATGGGCCAGTGTCTCATGCGAATCTATTTCTACTGGAGGTACTTTGGAAACAACGCCATATAGCTCATCAACTGCTACCATCTTGAAGAATGGTAAAGAAATGGTTGGGGTCTACGAATTCTTCCAATCTGTTACATATATTAGCGACTGCAATCCCAGCACTCGTAAAACTTCCGCGGAGCCTAACCCAACTATTACAATTTATTAA
- a CDS encoding 60S ribosomal protein eL24 (similar to uniprot|P04449 Saccharomyces cerevisiae YGL031C RPL24A and to uniprot|P24000 Saccharomyces cerevisiae YGR148C RPL24B): MKVEIDSFSGGKIYPGRGTLFVRGDSKIFRFQSSKSSSLFKQRKNPRRIAWTVLYRRHHKKGITEEVAKKRSRKTVKAQRAIVGASLEFIKERRSLKTEVRKAQREDKKKADKEKKKADKEKRKAEKAKLAGTQGSKVSKQQAKGAFQKVAATSR, translated from the coding sequence ATGAAGGTTGAGATTGACTCTTTTTCCGGTGGTAAGATCTACCCAGGTAGAGGTACTTTGTTTGTCCGTGGTGACTCCAAGATCTTCAGATTCCAGAGCTCTAAgtcctcttctttgttcaagcaaagaaagaaCCCAAGAAGAATCGCCTGGACCGTTCTGTACAGAAGACACCACAAGAAGGGTATCACCGAGGAGGtcgccaagaagagaagcagaaagACCGTCAAGGCTCAGAGAGCTATTGTTGGTGCCTCTTTGGagttcatcaaggagaGAAGATCCTTGAAGACTGAGGTCAGAAAGGCTCAGAGagaggacaagaagaaggccgacaaggagaagaagaaggctgaCAAGgagaagagaaaggctGAGAAGGCTAAGTTGGCTGGTACTCAAGGTTCCAAGGTCTCCAAGCAACAAGCTAAGGGTGCCTTCCAAAAGGTTGCTGCTACCTCTCGTTAA
- the RPL30 gene encoding 60S ribosomal protein eL30 (highly similar to uniprot|P14120 Saccharomyces cerevisiae YGL030W RPL30 Protein component of the large (60S) ribosomal subunit): MAPVKSQESINQKLALVIKSGKYTLGYKSTVKALRQGKSKLVIIAANTPVLRKSELEYYAMLSKTKVYYFQGGNNELGTAVGKLFRVGVVTILDAGDSDILTTLA; the protein is encoded by the exons ATG GCCCCAGTTAAGTCCCAAGAATCTATCAACCAGAAGTTGGCCTTGGTCATCAAGTCTGGTAAGTACACCCTAGGTTACAAGTCTACCGTCAAGGCTTTGAGACAGGGTAAGTCCAAGTTGGTCATCATCGCTGCCAACACCCCAGTCTTGAGAAAGTCTGAGTTGGAGTACTACGCCATGTTGTCCAAGACCAAGGTCTACTACTTCCAGGGTGGCAACAACGAGTTGGGTACCGCTGTCGGTAAGTTGTTCAGAGTCGGTGTCGTTACCATTTTGGACGCCGGTGACTCCGACATCTTGACTACTTTGGCTTAA
- the COX19 gene encoding Cox19p (highly similar to uniprot|Q3E731 Saccharomyces cerevisiae YLL018C-A COX19 Cytochrome c oxidase assembly protein): protein MSGNPGNALKALSPTPPERGSFPLDHDGDCTKQMQEYLECIKLVKGENAPNCRLLAKEYLNCRMDHRLMDRDEWKNLGLPDDAPDKK from the coding sequence ATGTCGGGTAATCCAGGtaatgctttgaaagcccTTTCTCCAACACCTCCAGAACGCGGTTCATTCCCCTTGGATCATGATGGTGACTGTACCAAGCAAATGCAAGAGTACCTTGAATGCATCAAGCTCGTGAAGGGTGAAAACGCGCCCAATTGCAGACTGCTAGCCAAGGAGTACCTAAATTGCCGTATGGATCACCGGCTTATGGATCGAGATGAATGGAAAAACCTAGGGCTTCCAGATGACGCTCCCGACAAGAAATGA
- the DPS1 gene encoding aspartate--tRNA ligase DPS1 (similar to uniprot|P04802 Saccharomyces cerevisiae YLL018C DPS1 Cytoplasmic aspartyl-tRNA synthetase homodimeric enzyme that catalyzes the specific aspartylation of tRNA(Asp) class II aminoacyl tRNA synthetase binding to its own mRNA may confer autoregulation) produces the protein MIYLIKFCSHFTKDEKGRPALKPQKSSLLSLAMSEAVAKAAEAVKESVEKVTEQVKDLTTQEPSEPVILGEDGQPLSKKALKKLQKEQEKQRKKEEKARQLAEEKAQREREAAANDTAKENYGKLPLIQSASKTGVPRTKLEDLSEADDGKEVLIRARVHNSRQQGATLVFLTLRQQAQLIQALAKSNAEGTISKQMVKWIGSVNPESIVLVKGVVKKVEEPIKSATVQNLEIHITQIHTISEAPQQLPILIEDASRSDAEAETAGLPVVNLDTRLDARVIDLRTATNQAIFRIQSGVCELFREFLAKRKFVEIHTPKLLGAPSEGGANVFEVTYFKGKSYLAQSPQFYKQELIAADFERVFEVAPVFRAENSNTHRHMTEFIGLDLEMAFEEHYDEVIDVLSELFVFIFSELKTRYAKEIALVRKQYPVEEFKLPKDGKMVRLAYKDGIAMLKAAGKEVGELEDLSTENEKFLGALVREKYDTDFYILDKFPLEVRPFYTMPDPVDPRYSNSYDFFMRGEEILSGAQRIHDANFLKERMSHHGLSPEDPGLKDYVDSFTYGCPPHAGGGIGLERVVMFFLDLKNIRRASLFPRDPKRLRP, from the coding sequence ATGATATACCTAATAAAATTTTGTAGTCATTTCACTAAAGATGAGAAAGGTCGTCCAGCACTCAAGCCCCAGAAATCATCATTATTGTCTCTCGCCATGTCTGAAGCCGTTGCTAAAGCTGCGGAAGCCGTGAAGGAGTCCGTTGAAAAAGTGACCGAGCAGGTCAAGGACCTGACCACTCAGGAGCCATCCGAGCCCGTGATTTTGGGCGAGGATGGGCAACCTCTTTCCAAGaaagccttgaagaagctgcagaaggagcaggagaagcagagaaagaaggaggagaagGCCCGCCAATTGGCCGAGGAAAAGGCCCAGCGTGAACGCGAGGCCGCTGCCAACGATACCGCCAAGGAGAACTACGGAAAGCTACCTTTGATTCAGTCCGCCAGCAAGACCGGCGTTCCTAGAACCAAGCTCGAGGACCTTTCCGAGGCTGACGACGGCAAGGAGGTTTTGATCAGAGCCCGTGTCCACAACTCCAGACAGCAGGGTGCTACCCTGGTTTTCCTGACCTTGAGACAGCAGGCTCAATTGATCCAGGCGCTTGCCAAGTCCAATGCTGAGGGAACTATATCCAAGCAAATGGTCAAGTGGATTGGCTCCGTCAACCCTGAGAGTATCGTTCTCGTCAAGGGTGTCGTGAAGAAGGTCGAAGAGCCCATCAAGTCCGCCACCGTGCAGAACTTGGAGATCCACATCACCCAAATTCACACCATCTCCGAGGCCCCTCAACAGCTGCCTATTTTGATCGAGGACGCTTCGCGTTCAGACGCGGAGGCGGAGACGGCCGGCTTGCCAGTTGTGAACTTGGACACTAGATTGGATGCCCGTGTCATTGACTTGAGAACCGCCACCAACCAAGCCATCTTTAGAATTCAGTCCGGAGTCTGTGAACTGTTCagagagtttttggccAAGAGAAAGTTCGTCGAGATCCACACACCAAAGCTGTTAGGTGCCCCTTCGGAGGGTGGTGCCAACGTCTTTGAGGTTACTTACTTCAAGGGTAAGTCTTACCTGGCGCAGTCTCCTCAGTTCTACAAGCAAGAGCTGATCGCCGCAGACTTTGAACGTGTTTTCGAAGTCGCTCCAGTCTTCAGAGCCGAGAACTCTAACACTCACCGTCACATGACCGAGTTCATTGGTTTGGACTTGGAGATGGCATTCGAGGAACACTACGACGAGGTCATTGATGTCTTGAGTgagcttttcgtcttcattttttcTGAGTTGAAGACTCGCTACGCAAAGGAAATTGCCTTGGTCCGCAAGCAATACCCCGTGGAGGAGTTCAAGCTGCCTAAGGACGGCAAGATGGTCCGCCTTGCCTACAAGGACGGTATCGCTATGTTGAAAGCTGCTGGTAAAGAGGTTggtgaacttgaagatctgTCTACCGAGAACGAGAAGTTCTTGGGTGCTCTGGTGAGGGAGAAGTACGACACTGACTTCTAcattttggacaagttCCCACTCGAGGTTCGTCCATTCTACACCATGCCTGACCCTGTTGACCCTCGCTACTCCAACTCTTACGACTTCTTCATGAGAGGTGAGGAAATCTTGTCCGGTGCTCAACGTATCCACGACGCCAATTTCCTGAAGGAGAGAATGAGCCACCACGGTCTCTCTCCAGAAGACCCAGGTCTCAAGGACTACGTTGACTCATTCACCTACGGCTGTCCACCACATGCGGGTGGTGGTATTGGTCTAGAAAGAGTCGTtatgttcttcttggacctGAAAAACATCAGAAGAGCCTCGCTGTTCCCAAGAGACCCTAAGAGACTGAGACCATGA